The genomic stretch ATTGAGGTAATAGTTACTCAATAAATTACTTAAGTTACCCACATAATATGGGtttgtatttcttgttttttcttttcttttattctaGAAAACTTCTGAGTGTACTGTCCACTCTCATTTTACCCAAATACAGTTATTCTGGTATCGGTGTTGCATGCTTTTCACATGCATTGACCAATCAAGTCTAAATGTGTCTCTTGTCACAGAAGGATGTTGTTGTGTCTTGGAAGCCATCCAGCGAGTATGGAGGAAACATGTAAGCTTGTCTGACCATTTTGACGTGTGTGCAGGGTTTCATTTTTGGGGACACTCGGTTAATCTGTATGAAATGGCTTTTCCTGAACAATCTTAGAACAGAGCAAACATTTAGGCCACAAGTAAGTAAGATGTAGAGCATCATGCAGAATAAAactaattatacattatatgtttatataaagGAATCTGTATCTATTACTGTTGATTAGTAcatacaaattcagtttaattCTGTGAGTACTTTTTTGGAGCAAAAAGATGTCCCACAATATAAAATGCAAAGAAGAATTAAATCTTAACTATCCATAAAATCCATAGTCCATTCAGCCAACTCTTCCTCTACAAAGTATTTGTTATAGCATGAGAATACAGTCAATCTGATGTTGTattaaaaccattttaaaagtCTTTGGTTAATAGTGTCTAATTACATTCACTATTAACAATAATTGACTAAGTGAGATTGAGTTTATGTCCAGCTTTATGTCTGTTTTCAGGTACCGTGGCGAGGGCATAATAGAGGATACTCCAGAAAACATAATTCCTTTCATGTACTTACCTGAACACAGGATGCATTGGGACAAAGCCTTGAAATCTTACACTCTCTTAGAGAGAATCGATGAGGTAAAGTTAAAGTTAAACGCTTCCGAGTTTCCTTAGTTGGTGTAGCACTTTGTATTTGGCTGTAGTGAAATCACCTCTGTTCCCTACTGTTAAGGCCAGGCTTACATCATCCAAGCATGAGAAAAACTTTATTTGGCTGTGATTAAAAGAAGTGATTAAAAGAAACTGCTTCAAGTAAGTCTTGTGAGTTGTGTTATTGGACTAAAATATAGTGTTTGGTCTGCATATCTTGCTAATTAGCGTTTCACTTTTAACAGGACACCGCGATTTGTCACACAGTCACCCACAGTTACGGAATGGGATTAATTTCATCCAGGGACTTTGTTGATCTTGTCAGGGTTAAAAGATATGAAGGGGGGATAGTAACTACCAATTGTAagtactgctgtagagtcattattctaaaatcaattacaatattttttagttCTACAGTTACATAATGTTTTCTCATAAAACGGATTCTGGTTATATGTATTAAGAGCACTTCACTTATTAAATGTGGTCATCTGAAATGGGGTAGTCTTCTTTACAATGTGATGCAAGTTCTTTGGAAATCACTGCAGGCTTATCCTGAGAGAGTAGTACACGATGAACTGAAGAATTAAATGCACTCAAATCTACAATGTATCTATATTGTGACAATCCAGAAACTGTCAATTACGCCTCATATAATTTGAGTTCTCCTGTATGAGGGAAGTATCTAAATGTCACCTAAGgctcattattatttaaaaaaaaagactaactGCTGGTCATTTCCTGtgcgagtttttttttttttacagactcTTAACCCCGGACTTAATTCTCCTGTTTACAGCTATGAGTGTTGATTACCCAGAATgccctccttctccttctcacaTCAGAGGACATAACAACCCCTGTGGATATGTGTGCTCACCTCTTCCACAGTAAATAGAACACATTCATAATTTATTCTGTCTGTCCCCCCTACCTTTGTTTTGGAAAATACCCTCCTATTTGTTTTCTGAAGTGATTAGCACTTATAAACTTTATCAGATATTCAGACACTACAGCGTACTCCACAAATGTTTATCATTATTGTTAGGTGAGGTTGTACTAGGTTTAGTCATGGTAGTAATAATAGTTAACAGCAAACTTACTGTGTGAATTTTATCATCTGGCAGACTATTCATTTGAATTATATAGTGCATATACACACCCCtgtttccttttctgttttttgtctgtgtttttgttattctgtctctgtgGTCTCCcaatcataaaacaaaacatcctgTTTTGAGAGAGCTGACAaataaaactgttttgtttCGCCATTTGCTTTCCTGCAAGTCAAATTTCAGTTCAAATTCCCCCATGTCCGCTAGTCATTTCTCGAGCAGCTGTTgctaaacagaaaaacaaaacaaaagcaaggaTAAGAAACTAAAAAATCATAACGGAGCGACATGCCAGTTTTGGTAGGCATCAACAAATATTAAAGTCATTACAATTTTTATGGAAATTATGTAGAGTCCCATATGAGTCATCTCGGAACTGATGAGCAGTGATGTGCTCacgattaaaaaaaattaaatgtaatttcttaCACCCTTGGGTTCTGTTGGTCACTAACCTGTCACACATCCTTTCTTTATCATGCTGTTGGAGCATGAAGTGACATGTTAAGCTTTAGAGATCACTAAATGGTTATGTCTAATTAAATTTCTGTTTTATTGAACAAGCTAATAAAAACTATGCAGTTCTAATAAACAAAGAGGTAATCTAAGCGTTATTGAAAAGCAGTCAGATTAGGCATATTCTATTGGGAATGTTATGTTCATATATCCACAATAAACAACTCATCAGACACACATACAGGAAAATATCATCTGGTCTGTATTCAAATGCTTATTTCTGCCTGAAGAAGGGAGACTGTCCAAGTCTACAGAAAAAGGCAGTTTTGTGAAAGTAAATTCTTCCTTACCAGTGTCTTTGCACTTTCAGGAGTCCAGGCCACTCTAAACTGGTGGTGTTCATTCAGCCGGACCTGGGAGGGAGGCTGCCGCGATCGCTAGTGGAGTCCGCCTTACCAAACAACATCATCAACCTGATCAATGACACGCGTGCTGGAATAAAGGCCTGGGGCCGGTAATAGAGGAACCCTGAATAGACATTGAAGACGTAAACTGAGCTAAATCATTTCTATTCCATACaggtggtatttttttttttaatatatattttaatatgtccTCTGTGACCCATTTTTATCAATCACTTTtacaaattaattatattagaaCCTTGCTGCTGTTACACCAGATGACCTCTAAAAACTTGTGATTATGATGTAAAAAAGTGGCCAGTAATTATAAGCATAAATATGAAAAATCATGTACTGtaataaaagaaaagagaactctcaaCCAAAGTCAGGTTTCGTAAGCTTTGGAACCATTGTTAATGTCTAGTTGAGCTATCTTAAAATATAGTAAAACTAATTTCTTAAAGATGGtgctaaaatacaaaaataatgacattagCCTTTTTGGCATGTGTATTTAATTGTCAAATTGGGTAGCATGCAACTGTTTTAACATTCCTTATTTGTCAATTAAACATTAGGTAagcaatgtaaataaatacatctaattGTATGACTGATGAGCTGCAGCTATGAActccatttgaaaaataaaatgatttaagGAAGTCTTGCTGAAGTCATCAACCAATTTATATTATATCCACTTTTTAACCTGCTGATTAACAAgtacatttgtgtttgttattatACCTACTAAGTAATTTCAaatgataaatattttaatgattgcTCTTTTTCTGTGATACATTACAAGAAAACACTAGAATTTGTTTTGATAGAATAtacatacttttttattttaaagaaaacaattgtgTAGCTGTATATAAAGTGTGATTAGGTTAGTCCTTTAGATTTGGCAATGCAGTCTTAAATAAAATTTGCAACAGCAGTTTTACAGCATGGTGGCATGAACAGGATTCCTAACAATTTTTAATGCTATGCCATTATTGTTTTAGAGTTGTTTTTTGGTTTCCACACCAAtaaatgttttgcaatatcatgcCAACTTATGAACAAGATTTATCACATATAACTACACCTTATgtacaaagataagcacatgaTATACTTGTCTGTTCAGTTGTGCTTGAAGTATTTCAATAAGCTGTTGGTCCGAGTGCTTTTGGCTGTAGCGAGTTTTGCTTCTTTTGCTGCTCTGCCTTTTGCAAGGTGTTTATTGACATGGATTTTAGAGACTGGTTTGTGCTGCTTCCACTCAGTTAGTAACTCCTTCTGCAGCTCTGCGGGCAACTCGGAGAACACCTTGGTGTCCACATTAGAGGGAAGCTCAGCTGTTTCGTAGTCTGGCCCACATTCCATAGGGCTTTCCTGATCCACACCCTCAAGGAGCGGACAGGGAAGGGCACTGGATTCCCCGCAGTCATCGGCGATCTGTGTGCCAGGCTGAGCACAGCCCTTCAGAGTTTCCTCCTTCTTATATTGTGACATTGGAAAGCGGTTAGCTTTACATTCAGGAGAACCAAagaatgttttccattttggcTGCTGAAGTCCTGAGACTTCACGCTGGTGGATAGTCTGCACAGACGCTTTCTTCTCAACGCAAGCACCGGGAGAAGGGGCGAGAGACACATTAGACATGATTTCTCTTTGGATTTCTGTGGGCAGCTGGCTGAATACTTCGGGGTCGACCCCAGGGGGTGGCTGACAGCCATTATCCTGCGCGGGCCTGCTCTGCCGCTGCTTTGTTTGCTGAGGCTCCTCCCCGGTTACAATACACTCCCCGCCACATGTCCCAACTGCTTCTTTGAGGCAGTCGGTTGCCACATTAGATCTATTCCTTCCCATGCATGACTGTATCTGTATGGAGAAAAGGCAAAGAGTGTTGCTGAGCTATATAGTACAATAAGGACTgccattttttaatgtttaggaCTGTttataaatcatgattatagatTATTAAAACCCAACCCTGAACACTAACCTAAACCATTAACCCCAATCTATAGCCCAAATCTAAACCAAACCCCAACCACAAAATCTCAGCACTTAACTCATACCCTAACCACAAATCTCAACCAGAACAGGAAGTCTAGACATAAACCCCAATTCCTAACTTTTAGTGCTTCCCATCCTTATCTGTAACCTCAATACCTACTTCTAACCTTTAATCTTTAAACATACTACAGTGTTAGAAATTAAAAACCCTTTAACAATTCCATATTTTTAGTGATCACATTTGTATAACATGTGTGAAATACTATCTGAGGAGAAAGTACCACAGTTCATCACTTAATACATGTCTCTCCATGTTTTGTTGACAACAACCAATCTTTTccttaatgtttgttttgtgaaaagACATGAAAGGGCGATACAGTGGGCAGGCAGCTACTTTGAACTCAAATTATGTTTCCGATATTGTAGACATCTGATACATTTTCAGTTCAATCACATACTGCATTTCTCTTCAGTATGTTTCTATTCATTAAAGTTTCTTTTGATCACTTTTGTTTGATTCCCTTTACACTATTTCTTAATTCAAGCACgcttaaatataaacataacaCATCTACATACTGTTATACATACTAAGTATAATTTCACCCCTGTCTCAGTCACTTACCCACCTTTTACTTTAACACCACACCTTCATTCTTTGGACATTGACTCCACAGAATCCAGTAAGATAGCAGAGACTAATTTTAAATTATACCCCTGGCCTCCAGATGTAATTGTTTTGTAAGATTTGCATTTCTGATTATATAAGCATAACAATTATAATACTCAAAATACAGGACCAAACTCAAATAAGCAATTTAACTTTCACAGATAGGACACTCAACTGCTTTATCAATATATAGTTCCCACATGGCAGGAAGAGGTTATATCTGGATATTAATTTAATctacaatacatatttgatcaCTGAATAGATCCTTAGATTAAATCTCTTACAGACTTGCAATGTTATTCTGAAACCACCTCAATTCTACAAAAGAGTTTAAGATGGGAATGACTGATGAGTTAACATAACCAATGATGAATACATAATGATAGATTTACTAGTCTGTTTCCAACTAGAACTATGCATATGGCAGCAGTGGGAATAGCTGTCACTAAGCCAAGGATGTTGAACAATCCTTTCCCAGTCAGGTAATCCCTGAAAGGAAGTGATCAAAGTGAAATCATTTTATCTCCTGTTTCAAGTTGCAGGTGAAGCCTAATACTATCTGGTGTTAATTAATCGAGCACTTCTTTAATTTTAAGCACAATCTGTCAAACCAATGGAAACGTATCGGTTTCTTGAAGGTAAAATTCTTATGACATTACTCGACAATATCCACAGCAAGGTTCAACTGAGACAGTGACTTGAACAGAATCCCTGGACAGAGtatgaaattatttaaattgacagCAATTTGAACAAAATCAGAATATTCTAGAAATCTGGATTGTGAGATTTAGTTAGACCTACAGTCTGAAGGGACATGGATGTAATCTAATTTTATGAATCGTATTATAATGCATATGATCCACAGAACAAGGaatacaataacaacaatgtTATCAAATTTCCAAGGCCTACCTCACTGTCAGTGCTGGTTTTATTCAGTCCTGGAGATTTGGGTGTTAAAAATAATCCAATAGAGCGTTTGCTGGATAGACATGCTGCCTGTAGATTACTGAAGCACACATTCATCAGGGTGAGATGAAAGGGGGTCTTCGTGTCAATCATTTTCCGAAAAAGCTTCATCAAAATGTCAACTAAAAGTACCACTGCATCTGAACTTCCTATTTCGgcacaaaaatatacaaaataaagataaaaatgtGACTTGATTTCGCAGTCTAATATTACAAacttcttaaaatgtaataaaggtCACTTCTAAAAGAATGAACCTAAAGCAGGATGTCTATTTCAGAGATCATTCTAAATCCAAGGTTTTGAAGCAGACGTTCTACTGAGCAGTGtttcatgaaaatgtattaacacaaacccctctctctcttaatTATTCTCAAATACAGAGATGTCCAATGCTTGAAGAGGCCTCATTTGAATGCTTCTAGTTGTTTTGCGAGGATACTGTGTTATGTGTTTACCTGTGTAACCCGACCCCATTTTAACCCCAACTCCCTAGTGTGTACAGCATGAGAGTGTAATTTCAGAGGGAGGGGTCTGCTGCTGCCTCTCAATAGAGACGTCACATGGATTACCAGAAGCAACTGAATAAGTGCGTCTCAGATCTTTGTAATTCTTCAATAAAGTTGAGTTCCAGAATGCAACATGGAATAAGTGTTAATACTAATTTTCATTTTATGAACTACAGTTCAGTTAAATTACATGACTTCTTTGTCATGTTCTAGCTCAGATTAACCATCTGAAGACTGCTTTCACCTGTGACGATCTTCTGTCCGATGTGGTTTGGGATGGGACACTGGCGACACTCCCTGGCGAACCACTTGTTAGTGACGTGAAAGCGTCTGATGGTCAGTCGAATGGTGCGGGGCTGCCTGCCATCCTTGTGCATCCTGAAGCCACAAACAAACGTGGTATACAAATGCGACATTTGCATTGTTCTTAATATGATATGGTCACGGTTTATTGCTCGATAATTAGTAAATTGCAATTAAAAATGGTAAATCTAATATTGATAATTATTCCAGCTCTACTCACAGCACATGGTAGGGATCTAACCAtattttgtacttgtttttAGTTCACATTAACTAGGACCTACTAatactgtaaattgtattttgcaTGCATTGTGTTAACTGTATTACTGCTTTTGTGAAGTGAAGTTTGTCACAGCTGTAAGTCCGGGTATGAGTGTCTGCtaataagtaagtaagtaaataaataaataaattcaagtTCCTTCCTGATCAAATCAGTAGCCGTCCTCAGCTGTTTGCTTGCTGGAAGGAATAGGAAACAGCTGGTCAGCGCTAACTGTCGGCTGAGCTTGAAAATTATACAACAAAATTTCTCTCAAGGTGTAAAGCCTAATTCTTTGTCATGTTAATTCTTTCGATCTTAATGGCAACATTCAAATCCCGCCCAGTCTCAAAATGTCCCATTGCCAGTCGTGACTATAGTCACCCTAATCATTAGTACTGTAGCGTAACTTCTTaccctaataataatagaggAGAAATGTTTCCCATTATCTTCAAAATGTACAATCACACAAACagcacactttttattttttaataagtcTCAAACCCCTATAAATTTAATGGTCAAATGCTTAATTCTAATAGATTTACTCAAAATGAGTCAGATTCTTCATGTCCCTCACCATTTTACATAAGgaaacttattttttcttctaaagGTCTACTACTATTTCACACATCGGTCAAAATTGTCAGTTAATTGTCATCTCATATGTCTCACCTTAaacctgtaaataaataaattagtctTTGTAGATAATAATGGGGAGAAGATGGGGAACTTTTATGCATTTTCTTAAATAAAGAGGTGTTTGTTATCACTAAGAAAATCGTAACaaacctttttttcccccccatctTCTAATCGAAAGCAATCATGAGATTATCCACACAAGAGAACTGGATTCAATTGATATGTTAcgttaattaaaatcaattcaaacattgcaaagaagaatgattttatatatgcatgtacacatttattataaatgatagTGCGTAATGTCTTAATAATGATAAGGTGATAAGCTTATAGCATGAATGATTTAACATGACAGTTAGGAGTTTACGTTTGAGATGAATTTTGGTGCTTCACTTCCAAGTGTAGCTTGCAGGTAACATGATCAGCTGTTCACTATTACTGCTACCAAGCAACGCTGCTGATTTGATAACGAGAActcacctttatttatttatttatttgcgggCACATTTACCCTGGGGGCGACAAAGTTGTCACAAAATACACTTCTCGAAAGCATACAATCATTGAAACATACTATAAAGCAATATACCTTATAGGTTCAATTTAAAGTGAACTaaaaacaagtacaaaataTGGTGCAGAGTTACATACAGTGAGTAGAGCAGGCATAATAAGCAATTACAATTTAATAAGATCAACAACTATCTAATTATTAAccacaaaaaaatatcaaagaccAAAAAACGAATGTTATGAGCCTTTATTTGATTTACTGCAGTGCAATGGGACTCAAATTAGCAAATAAATAATGTCCGATTAATATGTTATTGTTTCCTTTTAATCTTTAAAATCCTGTCCTGTCTCACAGTATGTTTACCCTACCACTGCCTTAAATGTCAGATTTCAGCTCAAGCCTCAGAGATATCCGTGCATATCATGTAAAACTATACAAGTCTATTCAGCTCGGCACGCCGACAGAAAGCCTCAGGCCAAGGGTGGGCATGAAGTGATAGGTCATTAAAGGACAAGGCGCACTGGCAGGACAGTGTGCAAAGATCAAATTACTATTGCCACACTGTACCTGACCTGAGTGAGAGCTTCAAAATTGAGTGCTAGCTGTCAATACTTTTAAGCGAGAGCAAGGTGaccttatatatttatatatacacacacatacagacacatgcACAATATATAACGTACAAACGTCTAAATAGTTATCAAGCAATAATATTTATACTCAGTACCTAGTCTTGTGAATAATGTGTGCTAGGTGTTCCTTGGAAACTGAAAATACCTTTCCAGCAGACCTGTCAAAAGTTCCTCAGCCTTCTTCATCAActctgtctctgtggagagcTTCCTGAAGGAGTCTTCATTGCTAAGAgactgaaatgaaaataaatacatatctacATAAATGCTGATGCCAAACAGGAAAAAGTCCaaaaattgtataaataaataaatacaagtgttCTATTTGTAAGACATTCTAGATCAATGTTGCATGGTCAGCCATTGtggtaaataaattaaagacaaAATATGTTCTTTTCCCAGGTGGATATTTTGAGTCCCCTCCTGTATGCTTCCTATACCTGCGGAGGGCCTGTGGGAGTAACAGGAGCCTCGTCAATCCCGTGACTTAGACTCTGAATTCTCTGGGCAGTGGCTGCTCCCAACTCCTTCTCCAGTTCAGCCAGGGGGAACAGCCGTAGGTCCTCCACACTGTGCAGCCCCAAAGCCAACAGTCTCTGAGCTGTCCGATATCCTACTCCTACAACACCAAGACATAACATTGGTCAGCTGCAGTCTCTCAGAGCTTCCTAGTTATATCACTGTTATTATTAAACACTATCTTGTCATAGGAGTACAAATTAGAAGACAAACACACTTAGTATATGATGTGTGGATGTATGGACTATgcatttgtattgaaatgtctcTACCGCTGATCTTTTGAAAGCTTAGATGAGAAATAAGAGATGTTACTTGGACTCAAATGTGTTAGGGGAGAgtattatgtatgtgtgtgtgtatatatatatatatatatatatatatatatatatatattactttaaCTACAAAACCTTTTTAAATCACTTTGATTTCAAGTTTTTAGTTCTGGGTGTTGTTGACTTTTATTTGTATCGTCTATGGTTAATATAGATCTATACCAGCATAGCTCTTTGCATGGTTGTTAAAATTGGTCTATGCAGTCCCTACGAGTTACTTCAAAGACAGCATAAAATATTTTCTCTCTATGGCTCTATACTCCATTTCACACACCCCAACATACTGCTTCAGTGCCTCTTTTGAGCTGTAATAACTTGGCTGTGTGAACAGGGCTAAAGAGAGGTCAGTATATGAAACAAAGCCAAGCCAGATTTGGATGCTGATTCACTACAATCTTTTAAGAGGCATTTTGCTGGCACCTGGGATTAGCATGTGACCACAATCAACACAGAAACATGACTGAACATGCTGATTGTGGTACTTTACTTGGGGTGACCAACTGCATACCATCTGTTTTCAGATGCTTCTTCATACTTCCTCAAATCCAGACAAGATATATTTTCCAAACTAAATGCAATCTATGACATATTACTAAATCATCTTGTAGTATAAAACATGAAGATCCATTCCCTGCCTGGGCTTAGACTCTAGCTTTAAACATAACCATAAGgccaacatatgaatccaactGTTAGCATCCTTGCATCGAACCCCACCCCTACATACTAGACTTATTCTGTGTTTATCAGCTACATTtcacaacaaataaaaaaagagtcAGGCTGACGTTTTTTTTACCAGGCACTTTCATTACATGTTCCAGGCTGCTCATTAAACGTGAAATGCTCTCTGGCAAAAGTGTGGTTTGCTGGTTGGGTTTGAATGTCCCACACACTAGCTTGGCCAACAGTTTATTTGAGGCGATTCCAGCACAGCCTGTAAGTCCCAGTTTGTCGTGAAGTGCCCCTCTTATCTCTGCTGCAATCTGGGATCCCACAGCCAGCCT from Amia ocellicauda isolate fAmiCal2 chromosome 8, fAmiCal2.hap1, whole genome shotgun sequence encodes the following:
- the LOC136754817 gene encoding stAR-related lipid transfer protein 6 yields the protein MDFLKVADDIVQKLWSYNQDESGWTLAKNSKDVVVSWKPSSEYGGNMYRGEGIIEDTPENIIPFMYLPEHRMHWDKALKSYTLLERIDEDTAICHTVTHSYGMGLISSRDFVDLVRVKRYEGGIVTTNSMSVDYPECPPSPSHIRGHNNPCGYVCSPLPQSPGHSKLVVFIQPDLGGRLPRSLVESALPNNIINLINDTRAGIKAWGR
- the poli gene encoding DNA polymerase iota is translated as MECVNNDANSPFSMDEEEDDTDWRHSSFDPADEGCTLPREGATASVASLGTQGQPPIKASAHHRVILHFDLDCFYAQVEMIRNPELRHKPLGVQQKNIVVTCNYVARECGLTKLMSIADAKEKCPQLVLVSGENLTHYREISYKVTELLEGYSPLVERLGFDENFVDISQEVERRLRQTPVSADLSVNGHIYNNQSVERNVEDHIRLAVGSQIAAEIRGALHDKLGLTGCAGIASNKLLAKLVCGTFKPNQQTTLLPESISRLMSSLEHVMKVPGVGYRTAQRLLALGLHSVEDLRLFPLAELEKELGAATAQRIQSLSHGIDEAPVTPTGPPQSLSNEDSFRKLSTETELMKKAEELLTGLLERMHKDGRQPRTIRLTIRRFHVTNKWFARECRQCPIPNHIGQKIVTGSSDAVVLLVDILMKLFRKMIDTKTPFHLTLMNVCFSNLQAACLSSKRSIGLFLTPKSPGLNKTSTDSEIQSCMGRNRSNVATDCLKEAVGTCGGECIVTGEEPQQTKQRQSRPAQDNGCQPPPGVDPEVFSQLPTEIQREIMSNVSLAPSPGACVEKKASVQTIHQREVSGLQQPKWKTFFGSPECKANRFPMSQYKKEETLKGCAQPGTQIADDCGESSALPCPLLEGVDQESPMECGPDYETAELPSNVDTKVFSELPAELQKELLTEWKQHKPVSKIHVNKHLAKGRAAKEAKLATAKSTRTNSLLKYFKHN